GCAATTTGCGTATATCTGTAATATAGAATCTTCCATTCCATGTCGCATAATCTCCAACATTGTATGTTTAGTGGTTTAATTTTACATCCTACATGATTCTTCTTTTTCAATAGTTTAATAtgcattttcttttctttcaatcaTGTATTTGTACCTGCGTGTTCATCATTACAATTGTATCCTGTTTTATTGGCTAATTTCATATGTAACTGTTAGTTtacttataattaaaaaaattattcattttcTGCTTATTTTCACCTTAGGCTTGTAACACTTTCTAAGGCTTAAGCTATTCATTTGTAACTCAGAACTCTAATTTGTTTTCTGCCTATTTTGGTATTATGTTTTATTTGGGCTCAATGAATGCACATATTAAGCAATGTGGTTTCTAATGCTTGCTTAAGGTATGAAATTCAAAACTTGAAACTCTCCAACCATAAATTCTGCAATAGCATTCTTTGCATCGTTGCTTGGTTTTTTAAAGCTAATTGTTTGTCATTTGCCTATTTAAATATCAACTACATTTATGTGTGCACCACTGCAATTTAATTCAATGTAATAATTATTAAATGATGCACAAACTAATAAGAAGTATCGTTTGAAACTAACAGTCATCTAGCAAATGAGACCTACTTGCTGTCCTTCTGATGTAATTACTAATTACAATCACGCAATACATGAACATATGAGGTATTCTTCAAATTTTGGTGATTTTATAAAGTTAATCAACAAGCCAAGCGGTATCATTTGCAGCAATAATTATGTTTAACAGGGAAGCTTATTCATTTGATCTTTGAGTGCTCCTCCTGGAATTAATATCCTTTTGTACAGTGATCCAAAATCAATAGTATTCTTTTCAAACATTTCTGTTGGTATTAGCTAAAAGTGGGTCGTAATCCAATGCATTTATAGCATTTCATAGAGAATTGTTTAGCATTGAATTAAACCATGTGTTGCAAAAAAATTATTAGGTGTAAATATTTCCACTTTCATTAAGAATGCACCTTTAGAATAGGACTTCATACCTTGGATCGAATATCTTAGTAAATGCAATGACCCTAGAATGACTAAACTAGGTATGGAAAGAAGTCTAATGAACTATACTGAAGAGGATTTATTTCCTCTATGGTGTCCTATATGTAATGATATCCTCCtagtaaatattataaaaaaaaatcgttgcaattttttttatgaatCATAACTGTTCTACACTCTCTTTAAGGAATGCACATTTGGGAAAATCCTTCCTACCGTGCATTGAATATTTCAGTAAATGCAATCAGTCTCTAGGACGAGTAAGCTAAGTATGGAAATAAGTTATTGAACCACAATGCACACTAAAGAAAATATAGATCCTTCATGTTATGCCTTTGGTGTCGTACTAAATAATTTACATCAAATATACTTGTAGACTGTTTCAGCAGATTTATTGACCAGATTTGAAAGGTATataactctttttcttttttgttattttttatttttacattcatTCTTGTTTTCTAGCACTTCTAATTAATATTTCATgtattgtttattttttgtttttttctttctttcaaagctAGGGTTTACAatttttgaggttttatttatttttcacttgTGCTACGTTTTGATTTTCCAGCTTTGTAGATAGAGATAGCATTTGCAAGTAACAGTTGTAGTGGCAAGACCAGGGACCTTGCTCAGAGGAATGGCATATGAGGTGCATGGGTAGGAATGGTGGTGTACAATTATGAGTGGAGCCTTTGATTGCCGCAAATATAACCTTGCACAAATCCCTGGCTGAGATGTGTAGTCATGTAATTCAATGGAACTTGAGATTGCATGAGAGAAGAAGGTTGTGAGAAGAAATTAGAAAGAAGAGGGCAACAAGGCAGTTGTGATGAATTCACTTCTAGACTTAGAGGCTGATGTAGAGGGCTCTTTGGCTTGGCCCACAGATATGAGGCTTATCTGCTGGAGATAGTTATAACCAGTTGCAATCACACTCACAGGGTACTTTGTTTCTTATACTACTCTTGGTGCACAACCTTTGTTTGAAGGTTATAGCGTAGAACTAGGAGAAGCAACATCAAGCAAGGATGATGAGCTAATTTTAAGTATCATACCAATATAGCACTCCATGTTGCAAGGATCCCATATTAGGATACGTTGATTAATATATTGCATGTAATTCCACAGTATTTTGGAATGGGGGATGAGGGTACCGATATAGATTTCAGTAATAGGGGAACTAAGGACCTTGATTTGGGGGCTGTGGGGGAATTGATTTGACTAAGATCCTGGAGCATTTGAATGAATCTAGGAAATGTCAAAAACCTAATTATTTTGGTATTTTCTACATCTCCATAATTTTCAGTTTTGGAGGCCTTCAAAGCAGATTTAGCCTTTGGATTGTCTATGAGAGGGACTGTCCGTGGAACTCATGTTAGATTTCTTGGAGTTCTTTCCAACACATCCGATAAGTTCAGTTTTAGCCCAGCGGGCTAGGAATATTTATTCTAGTTTTTAATTTATGTATTCTTGGTTGAGTTGCATCTGCCGTTGTATTGTTGTGGAAATATTAGTTAGTTTTATAACCTTGGTCTTTGCACTAGAAACGTGCACAagataaaaaaaccaaaaaaaaaaaatctggctATATAAAGGCAGAGATGCAGACATCTATGTATTCCAACTTGTttccataaaaaaaaaagaaaaaagttaaaaaaaaatctgCAAGTGTTAATGTTCAAAATCAATATCAGCTCCCAGTACCCATagtgaatgactatatagtaaatGCAGGATTTCTTTCCTTCTCATTTAGTAGGTAACTTGTTGAATTTATGTTAACTAGATTACAGTCATATGGGTTAAAAGAGAGTTTCAAGTTGTAAAAGATATTTTGTGAATCCACTTTCTTATAATTGTAAGATGATTTATGCAGTGCTATTGATTGTTTTGTAGAAATTCAGAGCTAACCATGTTTCAAAATGAGAGCGTTTGCTTGAACTAAATAATGTAGCATTGCTAAATGACTACTGCCCTGGACCCAGAACTTTAATTCATAGATTTTATAATGCTAATTGAGCAAGGCACCTACAACCACACAATCTTCTTGCCAGTGATGAGTGATTATTCTTAGGTTTCAAATTGTGTGATACTATCTTTCCAGGGAAAAATAGGAGTGTTATTCGAATGAAAGATTAATGATTTTCAGAAGAATTTTATATGGTTTAAAAAAAATTGACTGCGTGATGAAAGGTTGCCTTGAAAATCACAGGAATTTGGTCAAGTATAACTATCTGTTTCTTCTTTAGATTGAAATGTGCTTGTAGtattttgagaaaaatgtttgAACTATTTGCACATAAATGATTTGATTTCAGAAAGCTTCAAAGGAGGCTGAAGAGAAGACTAGATATTGGCAACTACCCTGGGTTCCACCCCCTCAAGAGAAGGTAATAACAGAAGAAGAGCTTGCAAGAAAAGCAGCTATCAAAGAAAAGCAAGGACAACGGCTTCGTGAAATGGCAGCTGCAAAGCGCTCCTCAAAGATTGCAGAGTTAGAAAGTGAAGTTGAGGGATTTGAACAGCTCTTACAACAACTAGATTACTTGGATGAGCCTCAGGCAGATTTATTTTCAACTGAGAATGGTTTTGGTTCAAGGCAGGAGATAGAAAGTGCACTTGCAAAATCCATGACATCCTTGAGAAAGCTTAAGGGTGAGCCTACTGAAGTTGAGAAGGAAAAGGAGGAGGTAGCGATGGAAGAAAGATACCCTCTTATCAACATTCCCAACAGCATGCTGACATCCGAGCAGGTAATGCATTTTTTGGTATTCTTATCTAATGTCAATATGTAGTTATAAAGAAAGCTCCTAGTTCTGTGAGCAATTCAAGCTTTTATTATCATGTCTACGCCTATCTCTCTACCATCTTGCCAAGTAACAAGAGGTTTCAAATGCACATTACACAAATTTTTGATCCATTGGTGCATAACAGAAGATTAGAACTGGACAATGATCTTCAGTTTGCACTTTTTCTGTAAAAAGTGTGATGTGTCTATTTTTCTCATTTCTCAAGTGCAAAGTCCTAGactaaaattttcatttttgggcTATTACCCATCATAAATACAAGGGGGTTTGATCTATGTAGAAATCAAGATTGTTCATGCTTGTTATTCATGGACTTTCAGTTTTTAACAGATAAAAGAGAAAAAGAGGCAGCTATTCCTCAAAACTACCTCTGAGGGTCGCGCAAAGGCAAAGCAAAAGCGCCAAGAGGAGGAGTTACAACGGGAGAGAGAAAATCAGCAGGATGAGGAAAGGCGACTGTAAGTTCTTGTTAGTATTGTGAAAATGCTATTGAAAATCACAGATATTTACTGTTTACTTTTTAGGTTTCAGGACCTCTCCTTGAAAGTTATTGCTTTTATGAAAAAATTCTGCTTTAACTCTGGGTGTGATTTAGGGAAAATCCCGAGCTTTACCTGGAGCAGTTACGTGCAAAACAAGCAGAGCTTGCGGCAAAAGTTGAGCAACGAAAACGTTTAAAAGTGAATGGATTTCCTCGTACAAACAACAATGTTACTGTAACTGGAGGAGTAGGACGTGGGGAGAGGCTCAATGCAGCACAGAGGGAGCGCATGAGACTTTTGACTACTGCTGCTTTTGATCGTGGGAAAGGTGAGGACACATTTGGACAGAAAGATGAAGACTGGCAACtttataagaaaatgagcaaggacaacgatgatgatgatgatgatacaccAGACCAGGATGAAGCAGAGCTTGCACGTTTGAATGCACGCCTTCAGGTGTTCTGTATTTTCTCTTTgtatatttaattttttgttttaccTATCCCATAGACTGTCAACTAATGTTTCTCCTTTGGTAACAGGAATTAGACCCTACATTTCTATTACCATCAAATGATATCATGGGTAGCCAGCCTACCTTGGAAGTTCAGCAGCCTCGCCCACTTACTGCAGAGGATTTTCGCATCACACTTGGGGTCGAAAGATTCAGATGCCCTGAAATTTTATTTCAACCTCATATGATTGGAATTGATCAGGCAGGACTTGATGAAATGGTAGGAATTTCAGCCCGAAGATTGCCTTCTCATATTGCAAATGCAGTCATGGATGGTACTATTCTATTAACAGGTGGGACTTCACTTTTGCCCGGTTTGGATGCTAGGCTACAGGCAGAGATACAAAAAATAAGGCCTCTTGGATCTACAGTGAGGTTGGTTAGGGCGTCTGATCCACTTTTAGATGCATGGCGTGGGGCATCCAATTATGCTTCCTCTTCACTCTTTACCGGATATTCTTTTACTAGACAAGACTTTATGGAGAAGGGGGAAGATTGGCTCCGGAAGTACAAATTAAGATATTCATTTGGTGCTTAGATGCTGATCCACATTAAGTTAAAGTTGGTTTTCACCAAATAGTTGTAAATTCtaatatttatgaaaaaaaatattCTACCGCTGTGGAGGAAGAAGTGAATGATTTGTACACCTACAATGGAAATGGGACAGTTGAGTGTCTCAGGTATATGAGCATGCTATAATTTTTTCAACTCTTAGCCAATGTTCCATTTTATATGAGCATCCTTGTTTTCGTCGTTAGCAATTTAAACATTTATAGAGTGCGTTTTAACATTATTAACGTTTTAAGTATTCCTCACATGTTCACCCATCCACGTGAATGGGGCTTAACTTGAAGAATTGAGATATATGGTTTTAATTTAATATTCTAAATTAACATTTGTAAGTGTTTGAGATAGAATATACAAGGTATTTATTTTATAGAGAATTCACATTTAGATTTGTAGGGAATAACGTAAGGCTAAACTGTCGCTTATATGATTCCATGTATAATATTCAATAGAATATACAATTATAACATAATATTTGTTTGCAATATAAGGATTTTTTCAATTGAAGAGAGCACCAATAAAGTAGACTATTAATCATGGAAAAAACAAGGAGATTTCCCCCTCAATGGTGCTCATTTTTCAAGGGGAGGATGCGACCCATCTCTCTGACGagaaatgaaattggtggctctatGTGACCGTTGGAGATCGGCTTAATCGGTTAATTGAACTAtgatctcatatataaagacatttgatcaaccaaATTTCATCCTAAGTAACATTCTAAGACTCCAAGCATTCGACCTAGAGCATTTAAGCATTGATgtgttcattatcaagcattttcagagatcttcaaggttgcatttccttcattcaatctttgtggagaaaaaatacatcattcatatgcaagcatgcgtGAACATATGTGAATACGTTCAAAAAACAaattatcattatcaatcattaCAAATCTAAGGTATAtatttccattgtttatttcagtatttgcaatatttcatttaaggttaattcctaaattgaggtTTGACATAGGCAAGCTCCTATTCCCAatttattttcccttttttttgtgtgtaggaagcagGTATGGAGTTGTGATCTTTAGAAAATCATTTACACTGACG
This genomic stretch from Cryptomeria japonica chromosome 8, Sugi_1.0, whole genome shotgun sequence harbors:
- the LOC131043746 gene encoding actin-related protein 5 yields the protein MPSITRPARQTDYALMPRECPLVIDNGAFSFRIGWAGEVEPRFVFRNGVHKLRHKASGDTVNVIGDFDHGLMKFFESGRSNFRSAFDGNVVYQFEYMEYILDYAFERMGAEEQVGHPILMTECLCNPNQSRSKMAELLFETYDIPSIAFGIDAAFSYNYNQQIGNCDDDGLVVYSGHNTSHVIPVLRGEPVMEACCRTNIGGSHITEYMNKLLLLQYPYHRDSITLEKVEELKKEHCYVAEDYSSELQIFQKASKEAEEKTRYWQLPWVPPPQEKVITEEELARKAAIKEKQGQRLREMAAAKRSSKIAELESEVEGFEQLLQQLDYLDEPQADLFSTENGFGSRQEIESALAKSMTSLRKLKGEPTEVEKEKEEVAMEERYPLINIPNSMLTSEQIKEKKRQLFLKTTSEGRAKAKQKRQEEELQRERENQQDEERRLENPELYLEQLRAKQAELAAKVEQRKRLKVNGFPRTNNNVTVTGGVGRGERLNAAQRERMRLLTTAAFDRGKGEDTFGQKDEDWQLYKKMSKDNDDDDDDTPDQDEAELARLNARLQELDPTFLLPSNDIMGSQPTLEVQQPRPLTAEDFRITLGVERFRCPEILFQPHMIGIDQAGLDEMVGISARRLPSHIANAVMDGTILLTGGTSLLPGLDARLQAEIQKIRPLGSTVRLVRASDPLLDAWRGASNYASSSLFTGYSFTRQDFMEKGEDWLRKYKLRYSFGA